The genomic region CTGCACGTCCATCATGGAGAAGCTCAAGCCCCCCAGCTTGCCGGTGAGCTGCAGGCCGCCCCACACCCGGTCATGCGGCCGCAGCGCGATGCGGCGCGAGGTGAAGACGTTGATGGGCGCGATGAAGAGGTGCTCGCTCTCCGTGAAGAACGAGCGGCGCTCCGGCAGCAGCGGCTGATCCGTGTCCAGCAGGAGGAAGCTCTGGTCCGCCTCCGCGTCGCTGAAGTCCGGGTTGGCGGTGAGCTTCACTGACAGCCAGGGCGTCGGGTCGATGCGCGCGTCCGCGCCCACGTTGGGACGGAAGACGCCCCGGTCGTCCGTCGTCTTCAGCGCCACCGTGCTGGCCACGTACGGGGTGATGCTGAAGATGGAGCGCGGCTTGATGCCCTTGAGCCCCTCCAGGTGCGGGTAGCGGCTCACCTTCGCGCTGTTGACGCCGTCCGGCGTCCAGTTGCTCCACTCCTGGTTGCGCGACTGTTCGCGGTCCAGGAGCATGCCGAAGGAGATTTCGTCCTTCGTCTCGAACTGGAAGTTGGCGAACGGGATGCGCACCTCCGAAATCCACCCGTCCTTCACGATGGTGGACTTCGTCTCCCACTCGCCGCGCCAGTTGGTGGAGAACGCCTCGCCGTCATCCACGATGCGCCCGTCGGTGCGCACGCCCAGCGGGTTGGTCCAGAAGTAGTACGCGTTCCGGTGGTCCAGGAACGTGTCCAGGATGATGGTGATGTTGTCCTCCTGGTGGAGGAACCCCTCGTTCTGCACCGTGTAGCCGGTGATGCGCTCCGGCTTGGAGTCGATGCAGTGGAAGAGGAAGTACAGGTTGTCCTGGTCGTAGAGGATGCGGACCTTGGTGTCGTCCGGCGCGGGCTTGCCGTAGTTGATGCGCGTGAGGTACCAGCCGTCGATTTCCGGGGCCGCCTGCCACGCGGGCTCGTCCCCCGTGCCGTCGATGGTGATGGTGTCCTGCGTCCGCGTCGCGGTGACCTTGTACGTCGAATCAGCGTGCCCCAGCGTGGGCACCAGCGCGGCCAACAGCGCGGTGCCCCAGCGACACACGTGGCGAAGGGGACTCATCCAGGCTCCGAGGTGGGGGTGAGGGCGGCCACGGGGGCCGGTTCAGGCGTGGCGTGTGAAGACGCCTCGCGCACGCGCGACACACAGCCGAGCGCAAGCACGAGGGACACCGACGAAATGAGGAACGTGCTGCCGATGCCGGCGGCTTGCGCGACGAAGCCGTAGGTGACGGGCGCGAGCACGGAGGCCAGCGCGCCGCAGGCGCCCAGCGCGCCCATGAACCGGCCGCGCTCGGAGGGCGCCGGGGACTGCTCCACCACCAGCGCGGACGCGGAGGAGCGGTGCAGGCCGTCTGGGATGGCCAGCAGCACCCAGGCCACCACCAGCGTCATCAGCGCGGCGCCGTCCGGCAGCCATCCCGCGGCCCCCAGCACCGCGGCCATCACCGCCATGCCCGCGAGGCCCGGTACAATCATGCCCACGCGCCGGGACAGCCGGTCCGACAGCCGTCCGCCGAAGGGCTGCACGAACGCGTACGTCAGCCACGACGCCGCCACCAGCGGCCCTACGGCCTCCCGGGGCGCGCCCAGCTCCACCGCGTACAGCGGCAGGTACGTGGGGAACAGCGCCAGCGCGAAGGTGAAGAAGAACTGCCAGAGGAACAGCGCCGCCGCGCCCGGCCGGTCCTTCACGTAGGTGAACGGCGACAGGAGCCCCCGGAACACCAGGCCCCACGCAGCGCCCGCCCCACCGCGCACTGCCTCCGCGCGCGGGGGCCGCGCCGGTTCGTCCAGCCCCAGCAGCAGCAGGCTGCCCGCGAGGAACAGGCCCCCCGCCAGGAAGAAGGTGCCCGCCACCGACAGCGCGCGGATGACGGCGGAGGACGCGAAGAGCGCCGCGACGAACACCAGGTTCGACGTGGCATCCAGCAGCGCGAACAGGGTGGCGCGCTGTCTGGCGGGCGCGAAGTCCGCCACCATCGCGTTGGCCACCGGCGCCGCGCTGCGCGACAGCAGCATCTTGAGGATCATCACGGCGGCGAGCGGCTGCGGGTCGTCCACCAGCGCCACCGCCGGCACCATCAGCGACGTGACGAGCGACAGGCCCACCACGAAGGGCTTGCGCCCATGGCGGTCCGACAGCGCCCCCAGCACCGGCTGCACGAAGATGGGCAGCAGCGCCCCCACTGTGTAGAGCGCGCCAATCTCCTGGAAGCCCAGCCCGCGCGAGCGCAGGTACAACGGCATCACCGGGTTGAGCAGGCCGGAGGCCGCCATGCCCAGGAGCCCCGAGCCCAGCATCACCCGCAGGTTCCCCAGCCCCCGCGTCAGCCCGTACATCTCCCGGATGGCACCCACGCCCTGGCGGATCATCCCCCCACCCCTTCTCCGGAGCCGGGCGCGTCGGCATGAGGCTTCAGCCCCAGCACCGCCTCCACCGCCTTCGTGAGCGTGGGCACCGGCCGCACGTCCAGCGCCGTCAGGGGCGCCGCGTCGAACCCGCTGCCCTCCGGCACGAACACCGCCACCCTGTCCGCCCGCGGAAACACCTGCTTCACGTAGGACTGCGCCACGCCCAGCTTTCCCTGGAGGAACTCGCGCGGCGCGGGCGCGAGCTTTTCCCCATGCGCCTCCAGCGCCACGCCCGTGCCCAGGAAGGGCGACGGCAGCGGCAGGCCCGCGAGCAGCGCCACCCACGCGACGAACAGCGGCAGCGACGCGCTCCGGCCATCCAGCGTCACGTTCCGGCCGCGCGGCGAGACGTGCAGGTCCGTCTCATCCCACGGCAGCGCGTAGCGCGCGCGGCCCACCGCGGACAGGTGGCGCGCATGGTCCTGCCACGCGGCGGTGAAGGCATTGCCCCGCGACACGTCCGTCCACAGCCGTCCCTGGCCGGGGCGCACGGACACCTCCACGGGCACGACTCGAAAGAGCGCGTGTCCGCCGACGTCCGCCTGGGTGAAGAGCAATACCTGCGTGGATGCGGGCAGCATGGGCGGGCGTGTCGGCGTGTGAGAGGAAAGACACAGCCGGGAGGAGGACCACAGCCCTCCTCCCGGCCATGAAACGCGTTACTCCGCGACGACGATCACGCTCATGCCGTTGGAGCAGGTGCACTTGTCGGACGACGCGGAAACGCGGACGATCTCGGACTGGATGTACATGGTGGTTCTCCTGGGATGGATGTTTGAGACTTGGGAACCGACGGGCGCGACTACTCCGCCTGCGTGCTGGTCGAGGCGATGACCATGCCGTTGGAGCAGGTGCACTTGTCGGTGGCGGCGGACACGCGGACGATCTCGGACTGGATGTACATGGTGATTCTCCTGGATGGATTGCTGCGTTCACTGCGGTGAAACATGGCGGAGTGTGGACAGGGGGTCTGACATTGCCTGCCAACACTCCGGTGCTTCATTCCAGCCGTGAAAAGACGTCTCACGTCTGGCATCACGCGCACCCGGGGCGACCCGGGCACACGGGATTCCCAAGGGCCAGGGCATGGCCCGGCCTGTCCCTCTCA from Corallococcus exiguus harbors:
- a CDS encoding carbohydrate binding family 9 domain-containing protein, whose product is MSPLRHVCRWGTALLAALVPTLGHADSTYKVTATRTQDTITIDGTGDEPAWQAAPEIDGWYLTRINYGKPAPDDTKVRILYDQDNLYFLFHCIDSKPERITGYTVQNEGFLHQEDNITIILDTFLDHRNAYYFWTNPLGVRTDGRIVDDGEAFSTNWRGEWETKSTIVKDGWISEVRIPFANFQFETKDEISFGMLLDREQSRNQEWSNWTPDGVNSAKVSRYPHLEGLKGIKPRSIFSITPYVASTVALKTTDDRGVFRPNVGADARIDPTPWLSVKLTANPDFSDAEADQSFLLLDTDQPLLPERRSFFTESEHLFIAPINVFTSRRIALRPHDRVWGGLQLTGKLGGLSFSMMDVQHRDLTGRDANGREVFENVNSGVIRLQQDIGKRSMISLVALNRSGRGGLFGDSDFQTVGVDGNFHLFEEFFIQAQALKSWSPLGNEDSDAYHVGLHRFDTLSEFWLQFEDIGKNYANPLGWTPVVDKQGYNSRLFLNPFPGWRFLPRLDMTWDSLWRRNHEGERTRWRNRLNVQPYLHHDFALYLEGIYDDNLGFRDRLGTFGFTLFPHDWQSYTLTAVAGRFLGGEIRGFNGAVNMKVGPHIVARFSGFYTRNFNVPTNSDLYGTSGDGYSFSGYAQLRYHFSPDLYARLTLQKGGVYELADYNSVKGTFLDAMVGWHYRQWSDIFLVYTDQPFGGSQERRILSKISFNY
- a CDS encoding MFS transporter, with translation MIRQGVGAIREMYGLTRGLGNLRVMLGSGLLGMAASGLLNPVMPLYLRSRGLGFQEIGALYTVGALLPIFVQPVLGALSDRHGRKPFVVGLSLVTSLMVPAVALVDDPQPLAAVMILKMLLSRSAAPVANAMVADFAPARQRATLFALLDATSNLVFVAALFASSAVIRALSVAGTFFLAGGLFLAGSLLLLGLDEPARPPRAEAVRGGAGAAWGLVFRGLLSPFTYVKDRPGAAALFLWQFFFTFALALFPTYLPLYAVELGAPREAVGPLVAASWLTYAFVQPFGGRLSDRLSRRVGMIVPGLAGMAVMAAVLGAAGWLPDGAALMTLVVAWVLLAIPDGLHRSSASALVVEQSPAPSERGRFMGALGACGALASVLAPVTYGFVAQAAGIGSTFLISSVSLVLALGCVSRVREASSHATPEPAPVAALTPTSEPG